The Rhodobacter sp. CZR27 genome includes a window with the following:
- the rodA gene encoding rod shape-determining protein RodA translates to MSFLEYRVKTAPSGLSKVLHVNWALVLLVTATASVGWLMLYSVAGGDLDTWAGPQMKRFAVGLVLMFAIAFVPIWFWRNMAGLAYLVSLALLVVVELFGTVGMGAQRWISVGPLVLQPSELAKVTLVMMLAAYYDWLDPRKVSRPLWVLIPVVMILVPTALVIIQPNLGTALLLLMVGASVMFLAGVSFWYFGIVAAMGVGAIFSVFTLRGTPWQFLHDYQYRRIDTFFDPAADPLGAGYNIIQAKIALGSGGWTGKGFMQGTQSRLNFLPEKHTDFIFNTLAEEFGFVGAASLLVLYALVIAFCVASALQNRDRFSSLLILGIAANFFFYLAVNLSMVMGMAPVVGVPLPLVSYGGSAMLVLMAAFGLVQSAHVHRLR, encoded by the coding sequence ATGAGTTTCCTGGAATATCGCGTCAAGACAGCACCTTCCGGCCTTTCCAAGGTGCTGCACGTGAACTGGGCGCTGGTGCTTCTGGTGACGGCCACCGCCTCGGTGGGCTGGCTCATGCTCTATTCCGTGGCGGGGGGCGACCTCGACACCTGGGCCGGGCCGCAGATGAAGCGCTTTGCGGTCGGCCTCGTGCTGATGTTCGCCATCGCCTTCGTGCCGATCTGGTTCTGGCGCAACATGGCGGGCCTCGCCTATCTGGTGTCGCTGGCGCTTCTGGTGGTGGTGGAGCTGTTCGGCACCGTGGGCATGGGCGCGCAGCGCTGGATCTCGGTCGGCCCGCTGGTGCTGCAGCCGTCGGAGCTGGCCAAGGTCACGCTGGTCATGATGCTGGCGGCCTATTACGACTGGCTCGACCCGAGGAAGGTCTCGCGCCCGCTCTGGGTGCTGATCCCCGTCGTGATGATCCTCGTGCCGACCGCGCTGGTCATCATCCAGCCGAACCTCGGGACGGCGCTGCTGCTGCTGATGGTCGGCGCCTCGGTCATGTTCCTTGCCGGCGTGAGCTTCTGGTATTTCGGCATCGTCGCGGCGATGGGCGTGGGCGCGATCTTTTCCGTATTCACGCTGCGCGGCACGCCCTGGCAGTTCCTGCACGACTACCAGTATCGCCGGATCGACACCTTCTTCGACCCGGCCGCCGATCCGCTGGGGGCGGGCTACAACATCATCCAGGCCAAGATCGCGCTGGGGTCCGGCGGCTGGACCGGCAAGGGCTTCATGCAGGGCACGCAGAGCCGGCTGAACTTCCTGCCCGAGAAGCACACCGACTTCATCTTCAACACGTTGGCCGAGGAGTTCGGCTTCGTCGGCGCCGCCTCGCTTCTGGTGCTCTATGCGCTTGTCATCGCCTTCTGCGTGGCATCGGCGCTGCAGAACCGGGACCGCTTCTCGTCGCTGCTGATCCTGGGGATCGCGGCCAACTTCTTCTTCTACCTCGCGGTGAACCTGTCGATGGTCATGGGCATGGCGCCGGTCGTGGGCGTGCCCCTGCCGCTGGTCAGCTATGGCGGCTCGGCCATGCTGGTGCTGATGGCGGCCTTCGGCCTGGTTCAGAGCGCCCATGTCCACAGGTTGCGATGA
- the mrdA gene encoding penicillin-binding protein 2 has protein sequence MRRSARDTEDSARKVNRRALLLGGGMAAMFAVLGARMRYLQVDQADQFRLLAEENRINIRLIPPNRGQIFDRNGRLIAGNEQNYRVVITREDAGDVEAVLKRLAEVIPLSPTDIERTLAEVRRHSPFVPVIVADRMAWEDLSKVAINAPSLPGVTPEVGLSRAYPLDTDFAHVVGYVGPVSERDLAKMEDPDPLLKIPEFQIGKIGVETWMEDTLRGKAGTKRIEVNAYGRMMREIDRVEGEAGDDIRLTIDAEVQDFVQARLGAESAAAVAIDVTNGDILAICSSPSFDPNLFVRGISFKDYAMLTENDHRPLANKAVQGAYPPGSTFKMVTALAALEAGVINADTSVYCPGHYETGGRRFHCWKRGGHGMVALDRSLSESCDVYYYDIAQRVGIDRIAEMGKRLGLGMRHDLPMSAITEGIMPNKAWKFQRYEQEWRIGDTINASIGQGYVLASPLQLAVMTARIASGRAIQPRLVRSIGDAEVPVPEAPPLGVEGRLLRAVRNGMHSVVNAKRGTGYSNRIADPALVMAGKSGTSQVRNISAAERARGVISNEQLPWERRDHALFVGFAPFDAPRVAVAAVVEHGGGGSSVAGPIVRDVILRCLTPGPLPPLDAYPSSQRGRMETLLNGLPLRKIEPEVTARSRA, from the coding sequence GTGAGACGCTCGGCCCGCGATACCGAGGACAGCGCCCGCAAGGTGAACCGCCGCGCCCTTCTGCTGGGCGGCGGGATGGCGGCGATGTTCGCCGTGCTGGGCGCGCGGATGCGCTACCTGCAGGTGGATCAGGCCGACCAGTTCCGGCTGCTGGCCGAGGAGAACCGGATCAACATCCGCCTGATCCCGCCGAACCGGGGCCAGATCTTCGACCGCAACGGCCGGCTGATCGCCGGAAACGAGCAGAACTACCGCGTCGTCATCACGCGCGAGGATGCGGGCGACGTCGAGGCGGTGCTGAAGCGGCTGGCCGAGGTCATCCCGCTCTCGCCTACCGACATCGAGCGGACCCTGGCCGAGGTGCGCCGCCACAGCCCCTTCGTGCCGGTGATTGTCGCCGACCGCATGGCCTGGGAGGATCTCTCGAAGGTCGCGATCAACGCGCCCTCGCTGCCTGGTGTGACGCCCGAGGTCGGCCTGTCGCGCGCCTATCCGCTGGACACCGACTTTGCCCATGTGGTGGGCTATGTGGGTCCGGTCTCCGAGCGGGACCTGGCGAAGATGGAGGACCCCGACCCGCTGCTGAAGATCCCCGAGTTCCAGATCGGCAAGATCGGCGTCGAAACCTGGATGGAGGACACGCTGCGCGGCAAGGCCGGCACCAAGCGGATCGAGGTCAACGCCTATGGCCGGATGATGCGCGAGATCGACCGTGTCGAGGGCGAGGCCGGCGACGACATCCGCCTGACCATCGACGCCGAGGTGCAGGATTTCGTGCAGGCCCGGCTGGGCGCGGAAAGCGCCGCGGCGGTGGCCATCGACGTGACCAACGGCGACATCCTTGCGATCTGCTCCTCGCCCTCGTTCGACCCGAACCTTTTCGTGCGCGGCATCTCGTTCAAGGACTACGCGATGCTGACCGAGAACGACCACCGGCCGCTGGCCAACAAGGCGGTGCAGGGCGCCTATCCGCCCGGCTCGACCTTCAAGATGGTCACGGCACTGGCCGCGCTGGAGGCAGGCGTGATCAACGCCGACACCTCGGTCTACTGTCCCGGACACTACGAGACCGGTGGGCGGCGCTTCCACTGCTGGAAGCGCGGCGGGCACGGCATGGTGGCGCTGGACCGGTCGCTGTCGGAAAGCTGCGACGTCTATTACTACGACATCGCGCAACGCGTGGGCATCGACAGGATCGCCGAGATGGGCAAGCGCCTCGGGCTGGGCATGCGGCACGACCTGCCGATGTCGGCGATCACCGAAGGGATCATGCCCAACAAGGCCTGGAAATTCCAGCGCTACGAGCAGGAGTGGCGGATCGGCGACACGATCAACGCCTCGATCGGCCAGGGCTATGTGCTGGCCTCGCCGCTGCAACTGGCGGTGATGACGGCCCGGATCGCCAGCGGCCGGGCGATCCAGCCGCGCCTCGTGCGCTCCATCGGCGATGCCGAGGTGCCGGTGCCCGAGGCGCCGCCGCTGGGCGTGGAGGGCCGGCTGCTGCGCGCGGTGCGCAACGGGATGCACTCCGTCGTCAACGCCAAGCGCGGCACCGGCTATTCCAACCGCATTGCCGATCCTGCGCTGGTGATGGCGGGCAAGTCCGGCACCAGCCAGGTGCGCAACATCTCGGCCGCCGAGCGGGCGCGGGGCGTGATCTCGAACGAGCAGCTGCCATGGGAGCGGCGCGACCACGCGCTGTTCGTGGGCTTTGCCCCGTTCGATGCGCCGAGGGTGGCGGTGGCGGCGGTGGTGGAACATGGCGGCGGCGGCTCTTCGGTCGCCGGTCCCATCGTGCGCGACGTGATCCTGCGCTGCCTGACGCCGGGGCCCCTGCCGCCGCTGGACGCCTATCCCTCCAGCCAGCGCGGACGGATGGAGACGCTGCTGAACGGCCTTCCGCTGCGCAAGATCGAACCTGAAGTCACCGCCCGCTCTCGGGCCTGA
- a CDS encoding rod shape-determining protein MreD, whose amino-acid sequence MAEGVRRRAWLYPTVFTAIAALVFMIRMLPLGTEAGSWPGPDLLLCLILAWVMRRPDYLPAPLLALVLLAEDLLLMRPPGLWAALVLIASEFLRSRAALTRELTFPFEWLLISGLMLALRFAERTIAALAFLPQPALAEQMLQTAMSILFYPLAVGFCWLVLDLRKPAPGELDAFGRRM is encoded by the coding sequence ATGGCTGAGGGCGTGCGCCGCCGGGCATGGCTCTACCCGACCGTCTTCACGGCCATCGCCGCGCTGGTCTTCATGATCCGCATGCTGCCGCTCGGCACCGAGGCGGGAAGCTGGCCGGGGCCGGACCTGCTGCTCTGCCTCATCCTCGCCTGGGTGATGCGGCGTCCCGATTACCTGCCGGCGCCGCTGCTGGCGCTGGTGCTGCTGGCCGAGGACCTGCTGCTGATGCGCCCGCCGGGGCTGTGGGCCGCGCTGGTGCTGATCGCTTCGGAATTCCTGCGCTCGCGCGCGGCGCTGACCCGGGAACTGACCTTCCCCTTCGAGTGGCTGCTGATCTCGGGCCTGATGCTGGCGTTGCGCTTTGCCGAGCGGACGATCGCCGCGCTGGCCTTCCTGCCGCAGCCTGCGCTGGCCGAGCAGATGCTGCAGACGGCGATGTCGATCCTGTTCTACCCGCTGGCGGTGGGCTTCTGCTGGCTGGTGCTGGACCTGCGCAAGCCCGCGCCCGGTGAACTCGATGCCTTCGGGAGGCGGATGTGA
- the mreC gene encoding rod shape-determining protein MreC, with protein sequence MARDRTRPEDFTRPLRRILVGGLVLLLLGIFLIWRIDSPRVEQFRAALIDRVVPSFEWLMRPMTKVAGMVENFQSYTRIYEQNQELRRELQQMKAWKEAALQLEQKNARLLDLNQVRLDPKLTHVTGVVLADSGSPFRQSVLLNVGARDGIRDGWATMDGIGLVGRISGVGQTTSRVILLTDSNSRIPVTVQPSGQVALLTGDNSPSPPLEFLDKPDLVRPGDRVVTSGDGGVFPADLLVGQVAQGPDRRLRVRLAADYGRLEFLRVLRSHDLEPITDPGSLVAPPPAPPLTAEATAEGADG encoded by the coding sequence GTGGCCCGCGACCGGACCAGACCGGAGGATTTCACCCGTCCGCTCCGCCGCATCCTCGTCGGCGGGCTGGTGCTGCTGCTGCTCGGGATCTTCCTGATCTGGCGCATCGACAGCCCGCGTGTCGAACAGTTCCGCGCGGCATTGATCGACCGTGTCGTGCCCTCGTTTGAATGGCTGATGCGGCCGATGACCAAGGTCGCGGGCATGGTCGAGAACTTCCAGTCCTATACGCGGATCTACGAGCAGAACCAGGAGCTGCGCCGAGAACTTCAGCAGATGAAGGCGTGGAAGGAAGCGGCCCTCCAGCTCGAGCAGAAGAACGCGCGGCTTCTGGATCTCAATCAGGTGCGGCTTGATCCGAAGCTGACCCATGTGACCGGCGTGGTGCTGGCCGACTCGGGCTCGCCCTTCCGGCAGTCGGTCCTGCTGAACGTGGGCGCGCGGGACGGCATCCGCGACGGCTGGGCCACGATGGACGGGATCGGCCTCGTCGGACGGATCTCGGGCGTCGGGCAGACCACCAGCCGGGTCATCCTGCTGACCGATTCCAACAGCCGCATCCCGGTGACGGTGCAGCCCTCGGGCCAGGTCGCGCTGCTGACCGGCGACAACTCGCCCTCGCCGCCGCTCGAGTTCCTCGACAAGCCCGATCTGGTCCGCCCGGGCGACCGGGTGGTGACCTCGGGCGATGGCGGGGTGTTTCCGGCCGACCTTCTGGTCGGGCAGGTCGCCCAGGGTCCCGACCGGCGCCTGCGCGTCCGCCTCGCCGCGGATTACGGGCGGCTCGAATTCCTGCGCGTGCTGCGCAGCCACGACCTCGAGCCGATCACCGATCCCGGCAGTCTGGTCGCGCCGCCCCCTGCCCCGCCCCTGACCGCCGAGGCCACGGCGGAGGGCGCCGATGGCTGA